CGCGAGCGCGCTCGCGCTCAGCGACAAAACCGTGGGCAACTACCTGAGCAATATCTTCCAGAAGCTCCAGGTGACCCGCCGCGCCCAGGCAGCCGTCTATTACACCAAACGGTTTCCGCAATGAAGGGTGTCGAAAAAGCCCGCCAGCTTTGTTGGCATCATCTTAAAAGGGTCAGGTCTTGCAATCATACACCCTCCTTCTCGGTCACCTTAAACGGGTCAGGTCTTGCAATCATACACCCTCCTTCTCAGTTTGCTTGAGCCGGCGACTCACCGTCGCGTAGTGTACACCCAAATGGTCCGCGATCTCCGTTAGCCGATAGCCATAGCACCGATAGGCCACAGCGATCTGCCGCGCCACCCCGCCTCGTCGCTGAAATAACGCCTGTAAGGAGGGCCGCTGGGCGTGGGTCTGCCGGCGCGGGATCTCGCGGATGGGCCGATTCGGTTGATGGGTGGCAATGAACTCGTCCGAGCCCAGATAGATCTGGCCCCTCAACTGCTCCCACGGCCTGGGGCCGCCCCGCCCTTCGGCGACAAAGGCGCGATACTTCTCTTGTGCCGGCCCGACTCGTTGACCAAACTGACCCAAAATCCAGTCTGTCGTCAGCCAGGGGGGAGCGTGTGTCTCGCCCACTGTGGCGCGATAACTACTCCACGGCCATAGCCGGGGATGGGGGACTAGGTTCGCTCGCACGGGATTGAGGACCACATAGCGACAGAGTTCGAGGAGATGCGCGTCTTTCTCCACGAGAATCGCGGTGAAGCGCCCTTGGAACAGATGCCCCACGCGATGATGTCGCCGGTTATAGGTCTGGGTATAGCGCCCATTCAGTTGGCGCATCCCCCGTGAGAGGTTAGGCTGCGGTGTTTCGATGAGGAGATGATAGTGATTGTCCATCAGGCAATAGGCATGGCAGCGCCACGCAAAGCGATCGACCACGTGAGCGAGCAGCGCGAGGAAGGTGGCCCGATCCCGGTCGTCCGCCACCACATCCTGCCGCGCGTTCCCGCGACTCGTGACATGATAGACTGCCCCGGCGTATTCAATCCGCAACGGCCGTGCCATAGACGCGGCAGTGTAACGGACGTCCTGCGTGATCGCAAGACCTGACCCTTTCGAGGGCTAGGGATGTTCTCCCCTATCGGCTAGGGGAAGGATTGTTCGCTCTTGACGGGATTCTCCTCTGCTTCTTTCAGCCGCGGGCGATTACAATGTGCGCATGAGCCGGAGCAGGTAGGGATCATCACCCTTCACAGAGAGGAGAGCATCATGGCGACGATATCGAGATGGAACCAGGCGTATGTCGCGGGCTCGGCAATAGCCCTCGCGGCTTTGTTGTCCTTTGGCCACAACCAGGCCCTGGCGGCAGACGCGCCAACGGAAAAGGTCAAGGTGCTCTATCATGTGGACGGCAAGGACCCCGAGGTGGCCAAGTATGCGCTGGCGCTCATCAACAAACATATCGACGCGGAAGGCGGTCCGGACAAGATCGATGTCGAGTTGGTCGTGCACGGTCCGGCGCTGGAGCTGTTCGAGAAGGACAAGATGGACGCGGAGATGACGAAACGGTTCGAGCAGATCATCGAGAAGGGCGCCAAGGCGGAGATGTGCCAGGTGTCGATGAAGATGTTCGGCAAGACGATCGAGAACCTGGCGAAGGGCTTCGTCGCCACCTTGCACCCGGTCGCGGTCAAGCGGATCGCGGACCTCCAAAGAGAGGGCTATCTCTACATCAAGCCGTGAGGAGGAGCTTTGCATGCGTTGGGTCAGTCTGAGCCTCGTCGCGTGCCTCATCGCGCTTTTCGTCGTGACGGAATCGAACGCCGCGACATTGAACGCGCCGGCGCCGTCGTTCGAACTGGTCACCTTCACCGGCGAGGCCTACAGCAACGAGTCGCTGAAGGGCCGGCCGGTCTTGCTGGTCTTCTGGACGCCCTGGTGCCGGGTCTGCCAGCGGGACTTGCCGCTCATCGGGGAGTTTGCCCAACGGGAGAAGCCGGCGTCGCTCCACATCCTGGCTATCGGGTTCGCGGACACGAGAACGAACGTCGAGCAATTCGTGAAGGCGCGGCCTGACACCTTCGTCTTCCCGACCGCCTATGATGAAGACCGATGGGTGGCGCAATCGTTCAAGATCAACGCGACCCCGACCTACGTGCTGCTGGATGCCCAGGGCCATGTCGTGCTGTTCCATCCAGGCGGAGGCATTCTGCAGAACCGGCAGTTCCGGGAATTCGTGTCCGTGCAGGGAGATTGAATGGTCTAGGCGTCGGCCAAACCGTAGGCGCGGAGTTTGTTGTAGAGGCTCGCCCGGCTGATTTTGAGCAGCTTCGCCGCCTTGACGCGATTGCCCGCGGCCTGCGCCAGCGCTTCCACGATCTTGGTCCGCTCCGCTTGGGCGGCGACGTCCCGCACGAGCGTCCGCAGGTCTTGCGAGTCCGGCGACGCCGCCGCCGGGCCGAAGAAGTCTTCCAGGGTCAACCGGTCTCCCTTGGCCGTGACGACGACCCGCTCGACGAGATTCAGCAGCTCGCGCACGTTGCCCGGCCAGTCATGGGCCGCGAGCGCCTCCGCCGCCTCCTGCGTCACCGGCTTGCAGGGGCGATTATGCCGCCGGCTCGCCTGGGCCACAAATCGATCGATCAGCAGCGGGATATCTTCGGCCCGGTGGCGAAGCGGCGGCATGAAGATCGGCAGCACAGCCAACCGGTAGTAGAGGTCCTCCCGGAACTGCTTGGCCTTCACGAGATCAAACAGGTTCTTATTGGTGGCGGAGACGACCCGCACGTCCACCTTCACCGACCGGCTGCTCCCGACCGGCTTGATCTCTCCTTCCTGCAGCACGCGCAGCAGCTTGGCTTGAAAGGTCAGCGCGGTATCGGCGATCTCGTCGAGGAAAATCGTGCCGCCGTCGGCCTCTTCGAACAGGCCGCGCCTGGTCGTCACCGCTCCGGTGAAGGCGCCCTTGACGTGGCCGAACAGCTCGCTTTCGAGCAGGGTCTCGGGCAGGGAGCTGCATTCCACCACCACCAGCGGTTTCTCCCGGCGGGGGCTGAGGCGGTGAAT
The DNA window shown above is from Nitrospira tepida and carries:
- a CDS encoding REP-associated tyrosine transposase, producing the protein MARPLRIEYAGAVYHVTSRGNARQDVVADDRDRATFLALLAHVVDRFAWRCHAYCLMDNHYHLLIETPQPNLSRGMRQLNGRYTQTYNRRHHRVGHLFQGRFTAILVEKDAHLLELCRYVVLNPVRANLVPHPRLWPWSSYRATVGETHAPPWLTTDWILGQFGQRVGPAQEKYRAFVAEGRGGPRPWEQLRGQIYLGSDEFIATHQPNRPIREIPRRQTHAQRPSLQALFQRRGGVARQIAVAYRCYGYRLTEIADHLGVHYATVSRRLKQTEKEGV
- a CDS encoding sigma-54 interaction domain-containing protein, whose product is MSDSSIDPVLAARVEAIRALADHQSERVMVIGPDLTVIYANRAAWPAGESAVTPSKPAKCYEAMLHRQDPCGACPATEVFASGEVKSVACSTGGAGHACGMSQAYPLKASDGRTDSVLVLFRDPRDPDADAPAVQDGPWPVSDEPPGAGLGELVGRGPAMRKLFDTITLVANSQATVLLQGESGTGKELVARTIHRLSPRREKPLVVVECSSLPETLLESELFGHVKGAFTGAVTTRRGLFEEADGGTIFLDEIADTALTFQAKLLRVLQEGEIKPVGSSRSVKVDVRVVSATNKNLFDLVKAKQFREDLYYRLAVLPIFMPPLRHRAEDIPLLIDRFVAQASRRHNRPCKPVTQEAAEALAAHDWPGNVRELLNLVERVVVTAKGDRLTLEDFFGPAAASPDSQDLRTLVRDVAAQAERTKIVEALAQAAGNRVKAAKLLKISRASLYNKLRAYGLADA
- a CDS encoding TlpA family protein disulfide reductase, giving the protein MRWVSLSLVACLIALFVVTESNAATLNAPAPSFELVTFTGEAYSNESLKGRPVLLVFWTPWCRVCQRDLPLIGEFAQREKPASLHILAIGFADTRTNVEQFVKARPDTFVFPTAYDEDRWVAQSFKINATPTYVLLDAQGHVVLFHPGGGILQNRQFREFVSVQGD
- a CDS encoding DsrE family protein; this encodes MATISRWNQAYVAGSAIALAALLSFGHNQALAADAPTEKVKVLYHVDGKDPEVAKYALALINKHIDAEGGPDKIDVELVVHGPALELFEKDKMDAEMTKRFEQIIEKGAKAEMCQVSMKMFGKTIENLAKGFVATLHPVAVKRIADLQREGYLYIKP